One Fulvia fulva chromosome 8, complete sequence DNA window includes the following coding sequences:
- a CDS encoding SET domain-containing protein 5, whose amino-acid sequence MSAIMRPDAPFEFQLSRHKGYGLFATRDIKAGTRVICEKALIATPTVDTIDTIVTQLEAISPEQRELYTELSYHKRAVNTKQRSVLRKHLATQHQYTGKALDAALEDYVKMAAIYFTNAVQMGGKAQWGAGLFLTYSRVNHSCRPNLANTYNATLGMLTVHATRDIKAGEELTTTYILNVRTKEQRQEQLQTGWGFKCQCELCTGHDKEVAASEIRRERMFEIDQGLAIFENNNPLIRSHAPGSFPKSTLEALAWSEELVSLLKQEQIFGMDLAQTYRECSKYSLAEGLYSKAIGYAKAELDVEKVCVGEETEHLKEGMEGAVFWMRHLENLGKGEMVRMRMCEKRNKKEVQKAERKKAKKGGGWGQVRSV is encoded by the coding sequence ATGTCCGCCATCATGCGACCAGACGCACCATTCGAGTTTCAGCTCTCCAGACACAAAGGCTATGGCCTCTTCGCCACTCGAGACATCAAGGCCGGCACTCGCGTCATCTGCGAGAAGGCCCTGATCGCCACACCCACTGTCGACACCATTGACACCATTGTCACGCAACTCGAAGCCATTAGTCCAGAACAGCGCGAACTCTACACCGAACTGTCCTACCACAAGCGCGCAGTCAACACCAAGCAGCGCAGTGTCCTCCGTAAACATCTCGCCACACAGCACCAGTACACTGGTAAAGCTCTCGATGCCGCACTCGAGGACTACGTTAAGATGGCCGCCATCTACTTCACCAACGCTGTGCAGATGGGTGGTAAGGCACAGTGGGGCGCCGGTTTGTTCCTGACGTACAGCCGTGTCAACCACTCGTGCCGACCCAACCTCGCCAATACCTACAATGCCACACTCGGCATGTTGACCGTCCACGCCACTCGAGACATCAAGGCTGGGGAAGAGCTCACGACGACCTACATCCTCAACGTCCGCACCAAGGAGCAGCGCCAGGAACAGCTCCAGACAGGGTGGGGCTTCAAGTGTCAGTGTGAGCTCTGCACCGGCCACGACAAGGAAGTCGCAGCCAGCGAGATACGTCGCGAACGCATGTTCGAAATCGACCAAGGCCTCGCCATCTTCGAAAACAACAACCCCCTCATCCGCTCCCACGCCCCCGGCTCCTTCCCCAAATCCACCCTCGAAGCCCTCGCCTGGTCCGAAGAACTCGTCTCCCTCCTCAAGCAGGAGCAGATCTTCGGGATGGACCTGGCTCAGACATACCGCGAGTGCTCGAAGTACAGTCTCGCCGAGGGGCTGTATTCGAAAGCGATAGGCTATGCGAAGGCGGAGCTCGACGTGGAGAAGGTTTGTGTAGGGGAGGAGACGGAGCATTTGAAGGAGGGGATGGAGGGGGCGGTGTTTTGGATGAGGCATTTGGAGAATTTGGGGAAGGGGGAGATGGTGAGGATGAGGATGTGTGAGAAGAGGAATAAGAAAGAGGTGCAGAAGGCGGAGAGGAAGAAGGCGAAGAAGGGGGGGGGATGGGGGCAGGTGAGGAGTGTTTGA